In the genome of Indioceanicola profundi, the window AGCTCCAGGACAGCTTTCCACTTTCCCGGAGAAGGCTGCCTGTTTCAAAGTACGTGGATAAAAAATGGCCAGGGGCTAGCCGGCAAGAGCCGCCATAGCCTTACCGATCCGAGTGATCGCCGGGTCGCGGTCGGTCTCAGACCCTGGCGTACGGTTGGTGGCAATTTCGATCCGGCTATTCGCATAGACCTTGATCATGACCCATTCCTCATCCGGGGCCAATGTGAGCACTTTCATGTTGTCCATCCCATTGCGGATGGCGAAAACGGTGAGCTTAAGCGCGCCAAGTGGCTGGTCCGGGGGACGCGGCACCATGATCGTCGTATTTTCCTGACTGGATGTTTCGAACCCGGTATGGAGGCTCGTTGCACCGTCCAGGAATGGAGCTGAGAAATCGACAGCTCCAGACACCCGGTTGGACGGATCGGAAACATCGCCGGAGAGCACATTGCCGTCGGCCCCGAGCAGGATCGTGGTGATCGAAACTGCCCGCATCCAGGATGAGGGCGCGATCAGATCCGACCAGCCGGTTGCATCCGACAAAGTCCCAGCGATGCGCAGAGCCGGCCAGGAGGCCGTTGTAAAGGCAACCTGGGCCGCCCAATCCACGCGATCACGGCGGGGATTTTCCGAGACCAAGCGTAGAACAACGGTGCCGCCCTCAGGACCGAACGCCTGCGTTCGCACCGTTCCATTCAAGGCCCGCATCTCGACGGTCATGGCCTGAATGGTTGGATCGCCATCCAACACCAGGGTCGCATCAATGGCAATATCAGGATTCAATATTCTTACTGCTTCCGGCATGACACCTTTCAGGAGGGTGCCCAAACTCACGGACAATGCCTGACTGCGGGCTTCGAGCTGCGATGCGCGATCCGCACCGACATACCAGGCCGTCAGAGTGCAGACGCCAGGCGGAGAGAAACCGTCGTCCAGAGCCTGACGCCAGACCTGCGCGCCCAGCTCCGTGAGTTCGACCAAAAACAGGGCCGTACCCAGACGGGGATTGACCGTTATTCGCGGTTCTGCAGCCCGATGCGCTTCGGGAATATCGAGAGCCGCGTCGAGGCGGTTGAGCCGCAACGGCTCGTAGCGCCAATGCTTCAGTATCGCACCGGCTCCGCGCATAATCGCGACATCGTCTGTGGCGACCGCTGCGGCATCAGCCATGGCAATCTTCAGGGTTTCCGGAAAGACGCCAATCGCCATTGTGGCGGTGCCGCCGAGGATCTTCATCTCGGCATCGCGTTCGATCACCATATCGAATTCGAGCCGCGCCGGCTCGGCCAACATCATGTAGTAGATCCAGGATCCCTTGTCTGGCCATAGCAGCAGACGTCCCGAGCGGATCGGTACGTTCGGCTCCTGTTGCGGGAGAACGGGATATTTGATCGTTGGCAGCTTGGACACGTTAACGGCATCGACGAACCCCGGACGAAGCAGCGGCTTGCGCGGGATGTAAACAGTGGCAGGCTTGATCGGCATGAAATTGCCGAGCCTGGTGGCAGGCATATTGACGATGCGGTCGAGTGCGATGTCGCGCGCCAGAGACGTTTCCGACCTCGCTCGCTTTCGGAGGCGGCGCCACAGACCCCGCCCGACGAAATGCAGCATGGCGTGATATAATCGTCTGGCAAATTTTGCACCATTCTCTGTAACGCCTTCGATCTCAATGGCCAGTACCTTGAAACCGGGATTGAGGCCGGAGCCAGGTTGACGCAAGCGTGCATCGAGACTGGAGACAGCAGAGGATTCGCCGCTTGCATTGCGAGGACGCTCCGCTCCGACACGATCCAGACGGCGAGGTTTAGCAACCACCTCGATGGGGCGAGCGTGTTCTGCACCGGGGTCGCTGCTGGCCATAGTCTGAATACGAACCTTGGTTACGCCGACTCCATTCTCACCTTTGACGCTGACAAGGCAGCTGGTCTTTTCATCCGATCCGACATCGGGCAAGGTACAATTTTTTAAGCGCAGCAGGGGGCCTGGCCCGGCATATCCCCGCAGGCGCAATCTGTCTTGCACTTGCGCGTCCCGAATATGCAGCTGCCATGTGCCAGACCAGGGCCGCCCCTCGACAGGAACAAGCTCAAGCGTCAGTACATTGTTCTCGACGCTGAGACGGAAGCCCTTGCGGCGGGATGTCGGCGACAATGTAAAAGCGGAACCGCCAGGCGGCACAATGGAAAGAAGGGGCTCGTAAACGCCCTCGACTTCGATTGTCACCTTTTGATCCGCTTCAACGATGTCGAGGCTATGCACCGACGTGCCGACAGGACCATCGTCGGCGGAAACCAGCACAAGCTCTTGAAGACCTGCAGCCTCGGCAGAGACCGATCGGAGTGTGGCCTCAAGCTGGCTCGGTTCTGCATAGCGGCAATGTATGCCACAGGTTCTGTGCAAAGCCTGCAGTAGGCGCTGCAAAAGTGGAATACTGGTCGAGACGAGGTACAGGTCCCCTTGAACTGCCAAACGGCGGAGGGCGCGCAGAGCCTCTCCGTTCACCTCGCTTTGAGCACCTACGACGATAAGAGCCGCCTTCCGGCGTTCCGACGCGACCCACTCGTCGAAGCGATCCATGAGGCGTTTAAGCGCCTGGGACAATAAGGGACCAGTATCATTGGCTTCGGACGCGAGGGGCAATTCGAGATGTGCATCCATCGGGGCCGCACGCATGCTGCGTTCCGCGATCCTTGCGAGGCGAGCAACCTCCGCTGCGGCAGTGCCTTTGCGCCTTGTCTCCCCAGCCTTCGAGGAAGCAGGCGAATTGCCAGTAAGAGCCCGACGGGACGCCTCTGTCAGCAGGGCGCGCCAGGTGGATTGCCCGACAACTCCATCTACAGCAACACCGGCAAAAGCCTGAAATGCCTTCACGGCGCGCAGCGTGCCGTTGCCGAAAATGCCGTCGATGGAACCGCTGAGGAACCCGCGTTCCTGAAGTTTCTGCTGGAGCAGCTGCACGTTCGGTCCGCGATCGCCAAATCGCACCGTCGAGGGCAATGTAACAGGATCAATAGAACCGCCAGGATCTACTGGGTCGACAGGGTCGGTAGATGGATCGGGTTCGGTACTGCCAACCGCTCGGTCCAAAGCAGCCCAGGTCGCGGCTCCGACGATGCCGTCGGCAGCCAAGCCTTCGTCCCTTTGGAAGGCAACGACCGCGGACTGGGTTTTGGTGCCGAAATGCCCATCGACCGCACCGGTGAGATGGCCTGTCCGCTGGAGCATGAGCTGGAGCTGCTCGACATGAGAGCCGCGGCTGCCGAAGCGCAAGGTTGGACGCGTCTCGAACAGATCGTCATCGTCGTCATCATCGACAACCACATCGCCCACGGAGGAACTCGCCCCCGGCGATGTATCGTCCACCAACATGAACAGATCCGTGGGCATCGAGCCGCTATCAATATGCCCGTTGGTGATGACAAGGGCGAAATCCTGCTGCGGATCGGCAGGTGCGTTGGTTAGGCAGTTGGTCGTAACATTCAGAGCCTGCACGGTAACTGTAAAAGACGAACTGGCCTGACCGGACGGGATAAACACATTCTGGAGGTTGTCGAGCCCTTCTCTCGCTGGATCGGAAAGCGGCCCAGCAACGGAACTGCCGTTGACGAAGTTGTTGCCACGGTAGGTTCTCCCACCGCACTCCACCCGCAGGGCGAGCTTGTTCACAACGGCCGGGACGCTGGCGGTTCCACTGTTAAGTGGACCCGGCGGATCGGTCCAGGTCAACGTCACGCGGACCGGCATATCGGTGTCGGTTACCCGTAAGCGCCAACTCCGGCTCTCGCCCCGATGCCGCAGGATGGAGGTTTGATCGACGTAGGTATGATGCACGTCCTCAGAGAGCACGTTGGCCAGGTTCACCCGGCCCCAGCCTTGACGATTGTTCGGGATCGGTCCTCCGAAGCCCATATCCTCGGCACCATTGACGATCATGGCGCGAAGCAGGGCAGGCGAGGGCGTGGCATTCGCATTGTTGCCGCG includes:
- a CDS encoding peptidoglycan-binding protein, with protein sequence MARAYCGQLSPLTGADAMPTRYLLVEKGSPLIGAPNIHVIATYANGETLVRRDGPAAESERGTMPFPHGLVLDGINAGAIERAKLRPSAEAGNNPFPAYIELAGPVHPEWLEKLQRSGLTLIRFQPHTAYLASGTAQAFNRAEALDFVVQIVPLTRELKPAPVLRENGDDPVWIVISEAGDVPEVVDKIQSIDGLVLQGEPDRAAGLARVPAILSSGMLDDILNIPFVLAVEKRRPVVPEDEIAGLILAGSYDVQKKPTGDYLGWLEDRGVSGRGVTIGIVDDGVDEAHPAFTGRIVSRDQGRAWHGTFVAGHAAGRYLDETDENGFIYGLGMAPSADIVTQDNNDAASFSCRETVTTAGPSGAFGTIQNNSWGMGTQDPMDYGSLEAAYDGLVRNATPGEFVARPLTVCFSAGNSGSDGLTRPKAAKNVLVTGNSENYRPEIGGSESDNIDHMFTGAHGSSHGNCGDGRIRPHVVAPGEWTASANFDSQPGQAEYISDKLTWGGGTSGASPKTAGACALLTQWWRGNNANATPSPALLRAMIVNGAEDMGFGGPIPNNRQGWGRVNLANVLSEDVHHTYVDQTSILRHRGESRSWRLRVTDTDMPVRVTLTWTDPPGPLNSGTASVPAVVNKLALRVECGGRTYRGNNFVNGSSVAGPLSDPAREGLDNLQNVFIPSGQASSSFTVTVQALNVTTNCLTNAPADPQQDFALVITNGHIDSGSMPTDLFMLVDDTSPGASSSVGDVVVDDDDDDDLFETRPTLRFGSRGSHVEQLQLMLQRTGHLTGAVDGHFGTKTQSAVVAFQRDEGLAADGIVGAATWAALDRAVGSTEPDPSTDPVDPVDPGGSIDPVTLPSTVRFGDRGPNVQLLQQKLQERGFLSGSIDGIFGNGTLRAVKAFQAFAGVAVDGVVGQSTWRALLTEASRRALTGNSPASSKAGETRRKGTAAAEVARLARIAERSMRAAPMDAHLELPLASEANDTGPLLSQALKRLMDRFDEWVASERRKAALIVVGAQSEVNGEALRALRRLAVQGDLYLVSTSIPLLQRLLQALHRTCGIHCRYAEPSQLEATLRSVSAEAAGLQELVLVSADDGPVGTSVHSLDIVEADQKVTIEVEGVYEPLLSIVPPGGSAFTLSPTSRRKGFRLSVENNVLTLELVPVEGRPWSGTWQLHIRDAQVQDRLRLRGYAGPGPLLRLKNCTLPDVGSDEKTSCLVSVKGENGVGVTKVRIQTMASSDPGAEHARPIEVVAKPRRLDRVGAERPRNASGESSAVSSLDARLRQPGSGLNPGFKVLAIEIEGVTENGAKFARRLYHAMLHFVGRGLWRRLRKRARSETSLARDIALDRIVNMPATRLGNFMPIKPATVYIPRKPLLRPGFVDAVNVSKLPTIKYPVLPQQEPNVPIRSGRLLLWPDKGSWIYYMMLAEPARLEFDMVIERDAEMKILGGTATMAIGVFPETLKIAMADAAAVATDDVAIMRGAGAILKHWRYEPLRLNRLDAALDIPEAHRAAEPRITVNPRLGTALFLVELTELGAQVWRQALDDGFSPPGVCTLTAWYVGADRASQLEARSQALSVSLGTLLKGVMPEAVRILNPDIAIDATLVLDGDPTIQAMTVEMRALNGTVRTQAFGPEGGTVVLRLVSENPRRDRVDWAAQVAFTTASWPALRIAGTLSDATGWSDLIAPSSWMRAVSITTILLGADGNVLSGDVSDPSNRVSGAVDFSAPFLDGATSLHTGFETSSQENTTIMVPRPPDQPLGALKLTVFAIRNGMDNMKVLTLAPDEEWVMIKVYANSRIEIATNRTPGSETDRDPAITRIGKAMAALAG